From Pseudomonas sp. CCI4.2, one genomic window encodes:
- a CDS encoding alpha/beta fold hydrolase — translation MRDRLILLPGWGLGISPLEPLAAALRGLDEHLRVEIEPLPDVQLSAFGDIELSEVLDELDATLPDNAWLGGWSLGGMLATELAARRADRCCGLLTFASNSSFVSRSDWPHAMSPEAFDAFLAGCSVDPQGTLKRFSLLCVQGAEDPRGLARLLNAAAPHTSPDALLHGLKLLAQLDTRKALQAYRGPQLHLFAGLDALVPAEAASDLLSVLPDVEIGLIEQASHAFILENPHGVAAAIQAFLHESGDD, via the coding sequence ATGCGTGATCGTCTGATTTTGCTACCAGGCTGGGGTTTAGGGATCTCACCGTTAGAGCCGTTGGCCGCTGCGTTGCGCGGTCTCGACGAGCATTTGCGGGTAGAAATCGAACCGTTGCCCGATGTCCAATTGTCGGCTTTCGGCGACATCGAGCTGAGCGAAGTGCTTGATGAACTCGATGCCACATTGCCCGACAATGCTTGGCTCGGGGGCTGGTCTTTAGGTGGGATGTTGGCGACGGAACTGGCCGCGCGTCGTGCCGATCGTTGCTGTGGTCTGCTGACGTTCGCCAGTAACAGCTCCTTCGTTTCTCGTAGCGACTGGCCCCATGCGATGTCGCCCGAGGCATTCGATGCGTTTCTCGCCGGGTGCTCGGTTGATCCGCAGGGCACACTAAAACGTTTCAGCCTGCTGTGCGTTCAAGGCGCCGAAGACCCTCGTGGTTTGGCCCGGTTGTTAAACGCTGCCGCACCGCACACTTCGCCCGACGCGCTGCTGCATGGCTTGAAATTGTTGGCACAACTCGATACCCGTAAAGCGCTGCAAGCCTATCGCGGGCCCCAACTGCATCTGTTTGCGGGGCTTGATGCGCTGGTGCCGGCCGAGGCTGCAAGCGATCTACTGAGTGTGCTGCCCGATGTGGAAATCGGCTTGATCGAACAGGCCAGCCACGCGTTCATTCTGGAAAACCCACACGGTGTTGCTGCGGCAATCCAGGCGTTTTTACACGAGTCCGGTGATGACTGA
- the bioD gene encoding dethiobiotin synthase, whose protein sequence is MSSSYFITGTDTDVGKTTIAVGLLHAARQAGLSTAAGKPVASDCVAGPDGLRNSDALALMAECSVKLTYNEVNPIAFEPAIAPHLAAREAGVALTVQSLLEPMRNVLNKSADFTLIEGAGGWRVPLADQANLSDLAVALQLPVILVVGVRLGCINHALLTAEAIARDGLQLAGWVANIIDGKTSRLEENLATLAERLPAPCLGRVPRLKKPTAEAVAEFLHLELLD, encoded by the coding sequence ATGAGCAGTTCTTACTTCATCACGGGCACCGATACGGACGTCGGCAAGACCACAATTGCAGTCGGGCTGCTGCATGCGGCCCGACAGGCCGGCTTAAGCACGGCGGCGGGTAAACCAGTCGCTTCCGACTGCGTTGCCGGACCGGATGGCTTGCGCAACAGCGACGCGTTGGCGCTGATGGCGGAGTGTTCGGTGAAGCTGACGTACAACGAAGTCAATCCAATAGCGTTTGAACCCGCCATTGCCCCGCACCTTGCTGCGCGAGAAGCGGGTGTCGCGCTGACCGTTCAATCGCTACTTGAACCCATGCGCAACGTGCTGAATAAAAGCGCGGACTTCACCCTGATCGAAGGTGCTGGAGGCTGGCGAGTACCGCTGGCTGACCAGGCCAACCTGTCCGACCTTGCGGTGGCGTTGCAACTGCCGGTGATTCTGGTGGTTGGGGTCCGTTTGGGCTGCATCAACCATGCGCTGCTGACCGCCGAAGCCATCGCCCGGGACGGTTTGCAGTTGGCGGGGTGGGTGGCCAACATCATTGACGGCAAGACGTCGCGTCTGGAAGAGAATCTTGCCACCTTGGCCGAACGCCTGCCCGCGCCCTGTTTGGGCCGGGTGCCACGATTGAAGAAACCGACGGCGGAAGCAGTGGCGGAGTTTCTGCATTTGGAGTTGTTGGATTAG
- a CDS encoding phenylacyl-CoA dehydrogenase, which produces MPDYKAPLRDIRFVRDELLGYEAHYQSLPACQDATPDMVDAILEEGAKFCEQVLAPLNRVGDSEGCTWSESGVKTPTGFKQAYQQFVEGGWPSLAHDVAHGGQGLPESLGLAVSEMVGEANWSWGMYPGLSHGAMNTISEHGTEEQQQAYLTKLVSGEWTGTMCLTESHCGTDLGMLRTKAEPQADGSYKVTGTKIFISAGEHDMADNIVHIVLARLPDAPAGTKGISLFIVPKFMPNADGSVGARNAVSCGSLEHKMGIHGNATCVMNFDAATGFLIGAPNKGLNCMFTFMNTARLGTALQGLAHAEIGFQGGLKYARDRLQMRSLTGPKAPEKAADPIIVHPDVRRMLLTMKAFAEGNRAMVYFTAKLVDIVKYGQDAEQKKQADGLLAFMTPIAKAFMTEVGFEAANHGVQIYGGHGFIAEWGMEQNVRDSRISMLYEGTTGIQALDLLGRKVLMTQGEALKGFTKIVHKFCQTNEGNEAVKEFVEPLAALNKEWGELTMKVGMAAMKDREEVGAASVDYLMYSGYACLAYFWADMARLAAEKLAAGTTEEAFYTAKLQTARFYFQRILPRTRTHVVTMLSGANNLMDMKEENFALGY; this is translated from the coding sequence ATGCCTGACTACAAGGCCCCCTTGCGTGATATTCGCTTCGTTCGTGACGAGTTGCTCGGCTACGAAGCGCATTATCAAAGCCTGCCGGCTTGCCAGGACGCTACTCCAGACATGGTTGACGCCATTCTTGAAGAAGGCGCCAAGTTTTGTGAGCAGGTGTTGGCACCGTTGAACCGTGTCGGCGACTCTGAAGGCTGCACCTGGAGCGAGTCCGGCGTGAAAACCCCGACGGGCTTCAAGCAGGCTTACCAGCAATTCGTGGAAGGCGGCTGGCCTAGCTTGGCGCACGACGTGGCGCATGGCGGTCAAGGCCTGCCAGAGTCACTCGGCCTGGCTGTCAGTGAAATGGTCGGCGAAGCCAACTGGTCGTGGGGCATGTACCCCGGCCTGTCGCACGGCGCGATGAACACCATTTCCGAGCACGGTACTGAAGAACAGCAACAGGCTTACCTGACCAAGCTGGTTTCGGGCGAATGGACCGGCACCATGTGCCTGACCGAATCGCACTGCGGTACCGACTTGGGCATGCTGCGCACCAAGGCCGAACCGCAAGCTGACGGCTCCTACAAAGTGACCGGCACCAAGATCTTCATTTCTGCTGGTGAACACGACATGGCCGACAACATCGTCCATATCGTGCTGGCCCGCCTGCCGGATGCACCGGCTGGCACTAAAGGTATCTCGCTGTTCATCGTGCCGAAGTTCATGCCAAACGCTGACGGTAGCGTTGGCGCTCGCAATGCGGTCAGCTGCGGTTCCCTGGAACACAAAATGGGTATCCACGGTAACGCAACGTGCGTGATGAACTTCGATGCAGCCACGGGCTTCTTGATCGGCGCGCCGAACAAAGGCCTGAACTGCATGTTCACTTTCATGAACACCGCGCGTTTGGGAACTGCACTTCAGGGCCTTGCCCACGCCGAGATCGGCTTTCAGGGTGGCTTGAAATATGCCCGTGATCGCTTGCAGATGCGTTCGCTGACTGGCCCGAAAGCGCCTGAGAAAGCGGCAGACCCGATCATTGTTCACCCTGATGTACGCCGCATGCTGTTGACCATGAAAGCCTTCGCCGAAGGCAACCGTGCAATGGTTTACTTCACTGCCAAGCTGGTCGACATCGTTAAATACGGTCAAGACGCTGAGCAGAAGAAGCAAGCTGACGGCCTGCTGGCGTTCATGACGCCGATCGCCAAAGCTTTCATGACTGAAGTGGGCTTCGAAGCGGCTAACCATGGCGTGCAAATCTACGGCGGCCACGGGTTTATTGCTGAGTGGGGCATGGAGCAGAACGTCCGCGACAGCCGTATTTCGATGCTGTACGAGGGCACCACCGGTATCCAGGCGCTGGACCTGTTGGGCCGCAAAGTGTTGATGACTCAAGGCGAAGCGCTGAAAGGCTTCACCAAGATCGTCCACAAGTTCTGCCAGACCAACGAAGGCAATGAAGCGGTTAAAGAGTTCGTCGAACCCTTGGCTGCGCTGAATAAAGAATGGGGCGAGTTGACCATGAAGGTCGGTATGGCCGCTATGAAAGACCGTGAAGAAGTCGGTGCCGCTTCGGTGGATTACCTGATGTACTCCGGTTATGCCTGCCTGGCTTATTTCTGGGCTGACATGGCGCGATTGGCTGCTGAAAAACTGGCTGCCGGTACCACCGAAGAAGCGTTCTACACGGCCAAGCTGCAAACAGCGCGCTTCTACTTCCAGCGCATCTTGCCGCGCACTCGCACTCACGTGGTGACCATGTTGTCGGGCGCGAATAACTTGATGGACATGAAAGAAGAGAACTTCGCGCTGGGTTACTAA
- the bioC gene encoding malonyl-ACP O-methyltransferase BioC, whose product MTDLSFFKKTSVETGALPDKRQVAASFSRAAASYDSVAELQRAVGSELLARLPAELKPSRWLDLGSGTGYFSRILAQTFDGSEGVALDIAEGMLRHARPLGGAQHFVTGDAEQIPLADHSCGLIFSSLAVQWCENFGAVLSEARRVLEPGGVMVFASLCVGTLYELRESWQAVDGMIHVNRFRQFDDYRQLCNASGLRVRSIDVQPHVLHYPDVRSLTHELKALGAHNLNPGRPGGLTGRARIMGLIDAYERFRHSEGLPATYQVVYAVLEKP is encoded by the coding sequence ATGACTGATTTGTCCTTCTTCAAAAAAACCAGCGTCGAGACCGGCGCGTTGCCCGACAAGCGTCAGGTAGCGGCGTCTTTTTCCCGCGCCGCCGCCAGTTACGACAGCGTGGCCGAGTTACAACGCGCGGTCGGAAGCGAACTGCTGGCACGTTTGCCCGCTGAATTGAAACCGTCGCGCTGGTTAGACCTTGGCAGCGGCACGGGTTATTTCAGCCGCATTCTGGCGCAAACGTTCGACGGGAGCGAAGGCGTTGCCCTGGATATCGCCGAAGGCATGCTGCGCCATGCGCGTCCTTTGGGTGGTGCCCAGCATTTTGTAACGGGCGATGCCGAGCAAATACCGCTGGCAGACCACTCTTGCGGATTGATTTTTTCCAGCCTGGCTGTCCAGTGGTGTGAAAATTTCGGCGCGGTGCTCAGCGAAGCGCGGCGTGTATTGGAACCGGGCGGCGTGATGGTGTTTGCCAGTTTATGCGTCGGTACGTTGTATGAATTGCGCGAGAGTTGGCAGGCGGTAGACGGAATGATCCACGTCAATCGCTTCCGTCAATTCGACGATTACCGCCAGCTTTGTAACGCCAGTGGGTTGCGGGTTCGCAGTATCGACGTGCAACCCCATGTGCTGCATTACCCGGATGTCCGCAGCCTGACCCATGAATTAAAAGCCTTGGGCGCACACAACCTAAATCCTGGCCGGCCCGGCGGTTTGACCGGTCGTGCGCGCATAATGGGGCTGATCGACGCTTACGAACGGTTTCGCCATAGCGAAGGGCTGCCGGCCACTTACCAAGTGGTCTACGCGGTGTTGGAAAAACCATGA
- a CDS encoding pyrroloquinoline quinone biosynthesis protein PqqE, protein MQISSNSAFVSGVTLIQAGLARLDHAATQIADASVSNDSSSSVSTSTGDSSAKSQSSNQQVERLHSVDRSQQTDLAGSAVELSLAKIQSELGVKVAKASDEVLGTLIDTHA, encoded by the coding sequence ATGCAAATTTCCAGCAACAGTGCTTTTGTGTCCGGGGTTACCCTGATTCAGGCCGGGCTCGCACGCCTTGACCACGCGGCTACACAGATTGCCGACGCCAGTGTCTCCAACGACTCATCCAGCAGCGTATCCACCAGTACCGGTGATTCTTCCGCGAAGAGTCAATCGTCGAACCAGCAAGTCGAGCGCCTGCATTCTGTTGATCGCAGTCAGCAAACTGACTTGGCGGGCAGCGCGGTGGAGCTTTCTCTGGCTAAAATCCAGTCCGAGCTGGGTGTAAAAGTGGCTAAAGCTTCTGACGAAGTGCTCGGCACCTTGATCGACACCCACGCCTGA